The following coding sequences lie in one Armatimonadota bacterium genomic window:
- a CDS encoding GHKL domain-containing protein, whose product MANLHRRITITFGAVTAGIMVVSGIAVFAVFKATESARLDNSLLQLARTEIGSATDTDRIHVHEPVPQALSIKGVPGYEKFVWIVDQQDRIVAKTSNVRIDQIPSLAKVYEDDAWKGAPLMRDIQLDGRPIRAVFYPFHGPGGVAAVGVVGVPSNILAEGLSRIGLIIFSMTILGTMVAIGVASAVGRSIAQPLVRLAEQAELADPTKYDHEEELRAPYREVKGVAKSFNSLLKKTSELLAERQTIIDGQRQFLADASHELRTPISNTLGTIDVTLRYEREAKDYVNALEVSRGEVKRMGSLVDDLLLLARSDLSVLTMDKKPVDIGAIVCDAIHAIPASQIGALQVQTSLAEQLVINLDPLRIRQVVDNLLQNSLSHANSRITVKVWQESDSAILEIANDGPPLSPTEAEAIFERFRRLDSARARHTGGSGLGLAIAKAIVEQHHGTITAASDEEWTTFRVVIPTK is encoded by the coding sequence TTGGCTAACCTGCACCGTCGAATCACGATCACGTTTGGTGCTGTAACCGCCGGAATTATGGTGGTCTCCGGGATCGCCGTTTTCGCCGTTTTCAAAGCCACGGAGTCGGCCAGACTAGACAATTCGCTCCTTCAGCTTGCACGCACCGAAATTGGATCTGCCACGGATACCGACCGTATTCACGTCCACGAGCCGGTGCCGCAAGCTCTTTCGATCAAGGGCGTACCTGGATACGAAAAGTTTGTCTGGATCGTTGACCAACAAGATCGGATTGTCGCTAAGACCTCCAATGTTCGTATCGACCAGATTCCTTCGCTCGCAAAAGTTTATGAAGACGATGCCTGGAAGGGCGCACCGCTCATGAGGGACATTCAGTTAGATGGGCGTCCGATACGGGCTGTGTTCTATCCTTTTCACGGTCCAGGAGGGGTCGCGGCTGTCGGCGTGGTCGGCGTACCGTCCAACATCTTGGCCGAAGGGCTCTCTCGAATCGGTTTGATCATCTTTTCGATGACTATTCTGGGAACCATGGTCGCGATCGGTGTAGCATCGGCGGTCGGACGTTCGATCGCGCAGCCCCTCGTTCGGCTCGCCGAACAAGCGGAGTTAGCCGATCCGACGAAATACGACCACGAAGAAGAGCTTAGGGCTCCCTATCGCGAAGTCAAAGGAGTCGCTAAGTCCTTCAACTCGCTGCTGAAAAAAACATCAGAGCTACTGGCCGAGCGTCAGACGATCATCGATGGACAGCGGCAATTCCTGGCCGACGCCTCTCACGAGTTGCGAACTCCGATCTCGAATACCCTGGGAACGATCGATGTCACCCTTCGATACGAGCGCGAGGCTAAAGACTATGTAAATGCCCTGGAGGTTTCGCGAGGCGAAGTCAAACGAATGGGATCTCTCGTCGATGACTTGTTGCTACTGGCTCGTTCCGACTTGAGCGTGCTGACCATGGACAAAAAGCCCGTTGATATTGGAGCTATCGTTTGCGACGCCATCCATGCCATTCCCGCCTCGCAAATTGGAGCCCTTCAGGTACAAACCTCTCTCGCCGAGCAGCTTGTGATCAATCTGGACCCTCTGCGCATTCGCCAGGTCGTCGACAACCTCTTGCAAAACTCGCTCAGCCACGCAAACTCCCGGATCACCGTGAAGGTATGGCAAGAATCCGATTCGGCCATCCTGGAAATTGCGAATGATGGGCCTCCGCTCTCACCGACCGAAGCCGAGGCCATCTTTGAGCGGTTTCGGCGCCTCGATTCGGCGCGAGCCCGCCATACCGGCGGGTCGGGTCTTGGCTTGGCGATCGCCAAAGCAATCGTTGAGCAACATCACGGCACCATCACGGCGGCTTCGGACGAAGAATGGACCACGTTCCGAGTCGTCATTCCCACCAAGTAG